TTCTTAACTACATGACATTGTCTAGTAACTACTTTGGTCATTTCATAGCTGGGTGTTAAGTCTTCTCTCCGAACTGCAAGCTGTTAACAGTAACAAAGCAAAAGTGACTGTTTAGTCGCTTCCAAAATAACCCATTCCTAAGTGATCCATATTCAAGCCTTTACACaaactaactcatttaatcctcccaacgaCTCTATGAGATAGTAATAATTATTACTGCCGATTTCCAAATAGGAATcaggcacagaaaagttaaataacttgccccaaatcacTTGACTGTAAGTGCTGAATTCAGAGGTGAAATGGTAACTGataaattgtttcatttattgACTCACTCTCAACAATTTTTATTAAGCACTCTTTTAGGGGCGGGGGATGGGGCAGTGACTAAACCAGAAAAcatccctgctctcatggagcttacaatcTTGTTCCTCAATGTTTTCATTCAAACATACAATCCTAAATCCTCTTAAATGCCCTAAGATTACCACACAAAAATATCACATTTGGGTAACAAAAATTAGTATCGAAGAAGGAACATGGGACTTGACCCCAGAAAACCTGGATAAAATCCCTAATTTTGCCATTTGTTAGCTGTGACCGTGGGCAAATTCCTTCACCTGACTCTCCATTTCATAGCCTGTAAAAAGATTATTTCGCACAATGAAGACAATATACGCTCAATAAacgagtttcctttctcctccccaccATACAGTGACTTCATAATTTGTGCCGTCACTGAGCACGTGTTAAAAGACTACGCAGAAAAACTTAACGTGAACAACTTCTTACTTTCCAGCGCAATTCTCATTCCAGATCATCACCCCTCTAAGTTCAGGCCCCAGACTACTCTGATTCAAATAAATCAGGTGGCAAGTCGGGAATGACAGCAACTCGCATCAGGGCCTGGCGGTGTCTATGAAATGCTCCAGGTGACCTTCTCCAGAAGACACTTTGGTTTCCGCCGGGGAACAGCGTGGCCTCCTGAGCCGGTTCCCCGCCGCGTGCCGGGGGATGCACCACCCGGGAGGAGAACCCCGCGGCTCCGGCACGAGGGTGTGCCCCGACACTGTCTTCCACTCAAGAGCTCTGCGACTCTCCTGCCACCTGCCAACCCCGACCACCTCCTCCGGGCTGCAACTCCACCCCGTACCCCGGCGGCTGCTCCTGCTCCTCGGGTCTGTGCCCGCCGCCCGAGTGACCTCCCGCCGGGGCCCGGGCGGCTCGCCCTGGCCGGAGGTGCCAGAAAAGGCCGAGAGGCCTGACCTCCCGTGgggcttcccttccttcctcctgggcAGCGCAGCCTGGAGCTAGCAGCTCTGCTACCGGCCGGGCCTGCTGGGGCGAAAAGCCCCTTACCTATCTTCACGACCGCATCCGCCAGGCACCGGTCCCACTTCCTGCCGAGCTCTGACTCCGACATGTTCCCCACCCGCGCCTCCAGCTTTCCTCTCGGCCGGCCCCCGCGCTCCGACCCCTGCAAGTCTCGCGAGAGCTGGAAACAAGTCCCAGATCAGGAAGGCCGGCGCAGACGCTCCAGATATCGCGAGATGATCCGCTGCTTCCATCCCTTCCGGTTTTTTCAGTTGGTCGTCAAGGTGACGAGTTGCCTGGAGGCTCGAGGTGACCCTGACCTTGGGGCTGCGCCTATGGGCTGCGAAGCTGACAGTTTCCTAGGCGTCACCCCAAACCGTGACCAGGCCTTTCCTCCGCACCAAAGTGCGACATTGGCCCTGGAAATCCCCCGGGCAAGAGAGGGTACAGacttgatt
This portion of the Pongo abelii isolate AG06213 chromosome 1, NHGRI_mPonAbe1-v2.0_pri, whole genome shotgun sequence genome encodes:
- the LOC112130148 gene encoding uncharacterized protein LOC112130148, whose protein sequence is MFPTRASSFPLGRPPRSDPCKSRESWKQVPDQEGRRRRSRYREMIRCFHPFRFFQLVVKVTSCLEARGDPDLGAAPMGCEADSFLGVTPNRDQAFPPHQSATLALEIPRAREGCKFSFLNVTD